A region from the Pogoniulus pusillus isolate bPogPus1 chromosome 13, bPogPus1.pri, whole genome shotgun sequence genome encodes:
- the BRI3 gene encoding membrane protein BRI3, with amino-acid sequence MDNKPLLQERPPAYSPAAQGAVYDYGQNNYGAIPPPQPGFQPPPPYPYPGAGTAAGYAVPPPTSQPNYSSTYTIIQQPATTTSVVVVGGCPACRVGVLEDTFTCLGVLCAIVFFPIGILFCLALRQRRCPNCGAAFG; translated from the exons ATGGACAACAagcccctgctgcaggagcGGCCCCCCGCCTACAGCCCCGCCGCCCAGGGCGCGGTCTACGACTACGGGCAGAACAACTACGGCGCCATCCCCCCGCCGCAGCCCGGCTTCCAGCCGCCCCCGCCCTACCCCTACCCGGGCGCCGGGACCGCCGCAG GGTATGCTGTTCCTCCACCAACATCACAGCCAAATTACTCGAGCACGTACACCATTATTCAACAGCCTGCTACCACCACCTCTGTCGTAGTAGTTGGCGGCTGTCCTGCCTGCAG GGTTGGCGTGTTGGAGGACACCTTCACCTGTCTTGGTGTTTTGTGTGCCATTGTATTCTTTCCAATTGGGATCCTGTTCTGTCTTGCACTGAGGCAGAGAAGATGCCCTAATTGTGGGGCAGCTTTTGGCTAA